A single Verrucomicrobiia bacterium DNA region contains:
- a CDS encoding long-chain fatty acid--CoA ligase, giving the protein MNLSEAFAQSVQTRAGKIAIYWDTSEFTFGAIWAQALAVATELTGKFGVKSGDRVALWLKNRPEFVPSYFGILATGAAVVPINNFLKPAEVSFILEDAGINLLITDEELGAAAATLAASRPGLQIAKVETLTAFTQPAPQGTPSLPDAARQRAESDLAVIIYTSGTTGKPKGAMLSHGNLLHNVAGCQKVLEAMESDRYAVFLPLFHSYMMTVGMLLPMLVGGSMVLIKSLNQPQQMLREMYQRQATVLPAIPQFYRTLTHAQLPAKLPFRLCVSGAAPLPVQVLKDFEAKHHIPLIEGYGLSEASPVVSKNPLHGVRKPGSIGLPLPNLELTIQDDEGNILGPNTTGELCVRGGNVMLGYWNNPAETARALRDGWLLTGDIGYRDDEGYFFITDRKKDMLLVNGINVYPREVEEVIYQFPGVKEAAVIGVTDARKGEQPVAYVATADGTTLDETALVRFLRERLATYKIPRHITVVPALPRNATGKILKTELRKLAGA; this is encoded by the coding sequence ATGAATTTATCTGAGGCCTTCGCCCAATCCGTGCAAACGCGCGCCGGCAAAATCGCGATTTACTGGGACACCAGCGAATTCACCTTTGGCGCGATCTGGGCTCAAGCGCTGGCCGTGGCGACAGAATTGACCGGGAAATTCGGCGTCAAATCCGGCGACCGCGTGGCGCTCTGGCTGAAAAACCGGCCCGAGTTTGTTCCCTCGTATTTTGGCATTCTCGCAACGGGCGCCGCCGTGGTGCCGATCAATAACTTTCTGAAACCTGCCGAGGTCAGCTTCATCCTCGAAGACGCGGGTATTAACCTGCTGATTACGGATGAGGAATTGGGAGCGGCGGCGGCAACGCTGGCGGCAAGTCGTCCGGGTTTGCAAATCGCCAAGGTGGAAACCCTGACGGCCTTCACACAACCAGCACCGCAAGGAACTCCGTCGCTGCCGGACGCCGCTCGGCAACGCGCCGAATCGGATCTGGCCGTCATCATTTACACCTCCGGCACCACCGGCAAACCCAAGGGCGCCATGCTTTCCCACGGCAATCTGCTGCACAACGTGGCGGGCTGTCAGAAGGTGCTCGAAGCCATGGAATCCGATCGCTATGCCGTCTTTTTGCCGTTGTTCCACAGTTACATGATGACGGTGGGCATGTTGCTGCCGATGCTCGTGGGCGGCAGCATGGTGTTGATCAAATCGTTGAATCAACCGCAGCAGATGTTGCGGGAGATGTATCAGCGCCAAGCCACGGTGTTACCGGCCATTCCACAGTTTTATCGAACCCTCACCCATGCGCAGTTGCCCGCCAAACTCCCCTTCCGACTTTGCGTCAGCGGTGCGGCGCCGTTGCCGGTTCAAGTGCTGAAGGACTTTGAAGCCAAGCACCACATCCCGTTGATCGAAGGTTACGGCCTGAGCGAAGCAAGCCCGGTGGTGTCGAAAAACCCGCTGCACGGTGTGCGCAAGCCCGGCTCGATCGGTCTGCCGTTGCCCAATCTGGAACTCACGATTCAAGATGACGAGGGCAACATTTTAGGCCCCAACACGACTGGTGAACTCTGCGTGCGCGGCGGCAACGTCATGTTGGGTTACTGGAACAACCCCGCGGAAACCGCGCGTGCGCTCCGGGACGGCTGGCTGTTGACGGGCGATATCGGTTATCGCGATGACGAAGGTTATTTCTTCATCACGGATCGCAAGAAAGACATGCTGCTCGTCAATGGCATCAACGTCTATCCGCGCGAGGTCGAGGAAGTGATTTATCAATTCCCCGGCGTGAAAGAGGCGGCGGTCATCGGCGTCACCGACGCGCGTAAAGGTGAACAACCGGTCGCTTACGTCGCCACTGCCGACGGGACCACTCTGGACGAAACGGCACTGGTGAGATTTCTGCGCGAACGCCTGGCCACTTACAAAATCCCGCGCCACATCACCGTCGTGCCCGCACTGCCGCGGAACGCCACCGGAAAAATCTTAAAGACCGAACTGCGCAAGCTGGCCGGCGCTTGA
- the cyoE gene encoding heme o synthase, giving the protein MNSVIPGITSATSTKGWISVYADLVKARLVLMVLVTTLAGAYLGCDQFGAEYVIIFHAVLGTALIAGGAAALNQFLEREHDARMRRTAGRPLPSGRLQPLTVMLFGGTCALMGTIYLAALVNPLTCVLGVISFISYLFIYTPLKRLTWWNTAVGTVPGALPCLMGWTATRGQLSTEAWVLFAIIVLWQLPHFCAIAWIYKDDYARAGYKMVSVVEPSGDRAAQQAIGNAAVLLLVSLMPTLVHLAGWLYFAAALGLGGLYLLRSIQFARTLDMRSAKKLFRTSIVYLALLLVALAIDKQ; this is encoded by the coding sequence ATGAACTCTGTAATACCAGGAATTACCAGCGCGACTTCGACCAAAGGATGGATTTCCGTCTATGCGGATTTGGTCAAAGCGCGATTGGTTCTGATGGTGTTGGTCACCACCTTGGCGGGCGCGTATCTCGGTTGTGACCAATTTGGTGCGGAGTACGTAATAATTTTCCACGCCGTATTGGGCACCGCGTTGATCGCGGGTGGCGCGGCCGCATTGAATCAATTTTTAGAGCGCGAGCACGATGCGCGGATGCGGCGTACTGCGGGGCGCCCGCTGCCCTCGGGCCGATTGCAACCCTTGACGGTGATGTTGTTTGGCGGCACTTGTGCATTGATGGGAACGATCTACCTCGCCGCGTTGGTCAATCCGCTGACCTGCGTGCTGGGAGTCATTTCCTTCATCAGCTATTTGTTCATTTACACGCCGCTAAAGCGTCTGACCTGGTGGAACACTGCGGTGGGGACCGTTCCCGGCGCGCTACCCTGTTTGATGGGCTGGACGGCGACGCGCGGTCAATTGAGCACCGAAGCGTGGGTGTTGTTTGCCATCATTGTGCTCTGGCAATTGCCGCACTTCTGCGCCATTGCCTGGATTTACAAGGATGATTACGCCCGCGCCGGCTACAAAATGGTATCGGTGGTGGAACCAAGCGGCGATCGCGCCGCACAACAGGCGATCGGCAATGCTGCGGTGTTGTTGTTGGTCAGTCTCATGCCGACGTTGGTGCATTTGGCGGGGTGGTTGTATTTTGCGGCGGCTCTGGGGCTGGGCGGATTGTACCTGCTGCGCTCGATTCAGTTCGCGCGAACTTTGGATATGCGCAGTGCCAAAAAATTGTTTCGCACCTCGATCGTTTACCTCGCGTTATTATTAGTGGCGCTGGCCATTGATAAACAATAA
- a CDS encoding COX15/CtaA family protein produces the protein MVSSATAYKPWLHRFAVFTALATLGLVGMGGLVTSHGVGMAVPDWPTSYGYNMFALPISTWLTGGIFHEHTHRLWASLVGLLVVALTRWLGGKKSQLPLLFIGLAEILLGLALLRLGADWKGAGHFLSGIGGVVLLAGLVWTKNHAAPDRLPMLIWIAFGLVQLQGLLGGLRVVLDAGVFAGVRLGTILGIFHGCLGQLFLVLMAVIALMTSRWWHAPSAQITSFRARPWFVAATTLIFLQLLLGATMRHQHAGLSIPDFPLAYGKIWPDMSSAAVAEYNLKRLEVTAVNPITAFQIELQLAHRIVALLILAAVGRCVWLARDRAMKRLAQCWLGLILVQVALGAWTIWSNKAADVATGHVLVGALSLVTGGFGCFIYYRRFACGEAPGSMAHSPSTPPRSVTT, from the coding sequence ATGGTTTCTTCTGCAACCGCATATAAGCCGTGGTTACATCGCTTTGCGGTGTTCACGGCGCTGGCCACTTTGGGGCTGGTGGGCATGGGCGGGTTGGTCACCAGTCACGGCGTGGGCATGGCGGTGCCTGACTGGCCGACCAGTTACGGTTACAACATGTTTGCGCTGCCGATTTCCACCTGGCTGACTGGCGGGATTTTTCATGAACACACCCACCGTTTATGGGCCTCGCTGGTGGGCCTCTTGGTGGTGGCGCTGACGCGCTGGTTGGGCGGAAAAAAATCCCAACTGCCGCTGCTCTTCATCGGGCTTGCGGAAATTTTACTGGGGCTGGCTTTATTGAGATTGGGCGCCGATTGGAAAGGCGCGGGGCATTTTCTTTCAGGAATCGGCGGTGTGGTTTTGCTGGCGGGATTGGTCTGGACGAAAAACCACGCTGCACCCGACCGTCTGCCAATGCTGATCTGGATCGCCTTTGGTTTGGTGCAGTTGCAAGGTTTGCTCGGCGGTTTGCGGGTGGTGTTGGATGCCGGCGTTTTTGCCGGGGTGCGACTCGGCACCATTTTGGGAATCTTCCACGGCTGCTTGGGACAATTGTTCCTTGTGTTGATGGCGGTTATTGCCTTGATGACCAGTCGCTGGTGGCACGCCCCCTCCGCGCAGATCACTTCGTTTCGGGCGCGGCCCTGGTTCGTGGCGGCCACGACTCTGATATTTTTGCAACTTCTCCTCGGTGCGACCATGCGCCATCAACATGCGGGTCTGAGCATCCCCGATTTTCCGCTGGCCTACGGAAAAATCTGGCCGGACATGAGTTCCGCCGCCGTGGCCGAATATAATTTGAAGCGGCTCGAAGTGACCGCGGTGAACCCCATTACCGCCTTTCAAATTGAACTGCAACTGGCGCATCGCATTGTTGCTTTGCTGATTTTGGCGGCCGTGGGGCGGTGCGTTTGGCTGGCGCGCGATCGCGCGATGAAACGATTGGCGCAATGCTGGTTGGGATTAATTTTAGTGCAGGTGGCGCTGGGGGCATGGACGATTTGGTCCAACAAAGCCGCCGACGTGGCCACCGGACACGTTTTGGTCGGCGCACTTTCGCTCGTGACAGGCGGGTTCGGTTGTTTTATTTATTACCGGCGTTTTGCTTGCGGCGAAGCTCCCGGTTCGATGGCTCATTCTCCCTCGACCCCGCCTCGTTCCGTCACGACGTAA
- a CDS encoding HRDC domain-containing protein, translating into MARRISDPALENDFDFEGIFGLLWRGVIDTEEKLAGLVPALRAADWLAVDTEADSLHAYPEKICLIQITTGIGDRLIDPLAVGDLSPLLQALAGHQLIMHAADYDMRLLFKHHAFKPDAIFDTMLAARLLGYREFGLGALAEQILGIKLDKGPQKADWARRPLTERMITYALNDTHHLKLLANHLTRALTEKHRLDWHREWCARLIEECTRPSEEDPDRVWRIKGAHALNRAGLAVLRALWHWREGEALRANRPPFFILAHEKLIALAQAAVTQQSLELVFPRHLSPRRREGISKTVHAALKQSPDAFPQILRNRTRRPSEAERRRYQELEARRDRAAQALGLEASIVANRTLLGELAHDWDQHAPQLMNWQRALLDHA; encoded by the coding sequence ATGGCGCGGCGGATTTCTGATCCGGCTCTGGAAAACGATTTTGACTTTGAGGGTATCTTTGGCCTTTTATGGCGCGGCGTGATTGATACGGAAGAGAAGTTGGCGGGGCTGGTACCGGCGCTGCGGGCGGCGGATTGGCTGGCGGTGGACACCGAGGCGGACAGTTTGCACGCTTACCCGGAAAAAATTTGCCTGATCCAAATCACGACGGGCATCGGCGACCGTTTGATTGATCCGCTCGCCGTCGGAGACCTCAGCCCCTTGCTCCAGGCGCTGGCCGGTCACCAACTCATCATGCACGCGGCGGATTACGACATGCGGCTGCTCTTCAAGCATCACGCGTTCAAGCCCGACGCGATTTTTGACACGATGCTGGCGGCGCGGTTACTCGGCTACCGCGAGTTTGGACTTGGCGCTTTGGCGGAACAAATCCTAGGCATCAAACTGGACAAGGGACCACAGAAAGCGGATTGGGCGCGGCGACCGTTGACCGAGCGCATGATCACTTACGCGCTCAACGACACGCACCATCTCAAGCTGCTGGCGAATCATTTGACTCGCGCGTTGACCGAGAAGCATCGGCTCGACTGGCATCGCGAATGGTGCGCGCGTTTAATCGAAGAATGTACGCGGCCATCTGAAGAGGACCCCGATCGCGTGTGGCGGATCAAGGGCGCGCATGCGTTGAACCGCGCCGGCTTGGCGGTGTTGCGAGCGTTATGGCACTGGCGCGAAGGCGAGGCGCTCAGGGCCAATCGCCCTCCATTTTTTATTCTCGCGCACGAGAAGTTGATTGCTCTGGCGCAAGCGGCGGTGACTCAGCAGTCTTTGGAATTGGTATTTCCACGTCATCTTTCACCCCGACGACGGGAGGGGATTAGCAAAACGGTTCACGCCGCGCTCAAGCAATCGCCTGACGCGTTTCCACAAATTTTGCGCAACCGCACGCGGCGTCCATCCGAAGCCGAGCGCCGTCGTTATCAGGAATTGGAAGCGCGGCGCGATCGGGCGGCGCAGGCCTTGGGCCTGGAAGCTTCAATCGTCGCCAATCGCACCCTGCTGGGAGAATTGGCGCACGACTGGGATCAGCACGCGCCGCAATTGATGAACTGGCAGCGCGCGTTGTTGGATCACGCCTGA
- the lnt gene encoding apolipoprotein N-acyltransferase produces the protein MIRKFHRHLLAVLAGVVLALAFPKFNLAGAAWVGPALLLASAHGLTPGAAWRIGYLSGLVFWLTTLSWLLAIPVTGFPILGWAALCAFLAIYPATWVWFLAGRIGRGTWLWRCFWCLSGAAAWVALEMIRSRLFSGFPWSPLGATQWELTPLIQIAAVTGVYGVSFLVVWMALAFYSSVGTLLRNPTTRYIWLGEIIFPLIVVIVVFNQGLSRLHQMPAEEAALRVTLVQPSVPQTMIWNPDENSARFDHLVSLTKTALTNKTDLLLWPEAAVPDLDYDTFATITNLVRHRHVWMLFCADEVRPKLGQTTSSNAWEVFNSALWLNPAGALTGSYHKRQLVIFGEYVPLIDYLPFVKWFTPITGAYTPGREVTQFNLEHPFATHDVPDYEDSPDPETELVAPAHTRLAPLICFEDVFPHHVREHVNAETDLLVNLTNDGWFGDGAAQWQQAASAAFRAVENGVPLLRACNNGVTCWFDAAGRMREVFQDAEGSEYGPGFAHWRVTYAPAAKRAPTLYNAVGDRFGWSCVAWCGILLLERFKPFRKRRQA, from the coding sequence TTGATTAGAAAATTCCATCGCCATCTGCTCGCCGTGTTGGCGGGAGTGGTGCTGGCTCTCGCTTTTCCCAAGTTCAATTTAGCCGGGGCGGCTTGGGTCGGTCCGGCGTTGCTGCTGGCCAGCGCGCATGGGTTGACTCCGGGTGCGGCCTGGCGCATCGGCTATCTCAGCGGTCTGGTATTCTGGCTGACCACACTGAGCTGGTTGCTGGCGATTCCCGTCACCGGCTTTCCCATACTCGGCTGGGCGGCGTTATGCGCTTTTCTGGCGATCTACCCGGCCACCTGGGTTTGGTTTCTGGCGGGGCGGATTGGACGCGGCACCTGGTTGTGGCGTTGCTTCTGGTGTCTGAGCGGCGCCGCGGCGTGGGTGGCATTGGAAATGATTCGCTCCCGCTTGTTCAGCGGTTTCCCCTGGTCGCCTCTGGGCGCGACGCAATGGGAGTTGACGCCGCTCATCCAAATCGCCGCCGTCACCGGCGTTTACGGAGTTTCCTTCCTCGTCGTGTGGATGGCGCTGGCGTTCTATTCCAGCGTCGGAACATTGCTGCGCAATCCCACCACGCGCTACATCTGGCTGGGCGAAATCATCTTCCCCCTGATCGTTGTTATCGTCGTCTTCAATCAAGGACTGTCGCGACTCCACCAAATGCCGGCCGAGGAAGCGGCATTGCGCGTCACGTTGGTTCAACCGTCCGTGCCACAGACCATGATTTGGAATCCGGACGAAAACTCGGCCCGTTTTGACCACCTCGTGTCATTAACGAAAACCGCGCTAACGAACAAAACCGACCTGCTGCTCTGGCCCGAAGCCGCAGTGCCCGATCTGGACTACGACACGTTTGCAACCATCACGAATCTGGTGCGGCACCGCCACGTCTGGATGCTGTTCTGCGCGGACGAAGTGCGACCGAAGCTCGGCCAGACGACGAGCAGCAACGCCTGGGAAGTCTTCAATTCCGCCCTGTGGCTAAACCCGGCGGGCGCGCTTACCGGCAGTTATCACAAACGCCAGCTCGTGATCTTCGGTGAATACGTCCCTTTGATTGACTACCTGCCGTTCGTGAAGTGGTTCACGCCCATCACCGGCGCCTACACCCCCGGACGGGAAGTGACACAATTCAATTTGGAACACCCCTTTGCCACGCACGACGTTCCTGACTATGAGGACTCTCCCGATCCAGAAACCGAATTGGTCGCACCGGCGCACACCCGCCTCGCGCCGTTGATTTGCTTCGAGGATGTCTTTCCTCACCACGTTCGCGAACATGTAAATGCGGAAACTGATTTATTGGTGAACCTGACCAACGACGGCTGGTTCGGCGACGGCGCCGCGCAATGGCAACAGGCGGCCAGCGCAGCCTTTCGCGCGGTGGAAAATGGCGTGCCGCTGCTGCGCGCCTGTAACAACGGAGTGACGTGCTGGTTCGACGCGGCGGGACGGATGCGTGAAGTCTTTCAAGATGCGGAAGGCAGCGAATACGGCCCGGGATTCGCCCATTGGCGGGTCACTTACGCGCCGGCGGCTAAACGCGCTCCAACGCTTTACAACGCCGTCGGCGACCGTTTCGGTTGGAGCTGCGTGGCGTGGTGCGGAATTTTGCTCTTGGAGCGTTTCAAACCCTTCCGTAAACGGCGTCAGGCGTGA
- a CDS encoding acetylornithine transaminase gives MNETALPSHPISHNTTDAKIRELFNQNVIPSYGRLDLTLSHGSGSHVYDVNGRRYLDLGGGIAVCSLGHAHPAMVEALTEQARRLIHVSNLYYTEPQGRLAQALVRLIGPGKCFFANSGGEANEGLFKLARKFGHDEGRFEILTTVNSFHGRTLAGIAATGQDKVKKGFEPMVAGFRQVPYNDLAAMRAALSPATVAILVEDVQGEGGVTPATAEYLLGLRALCDEKKLLLLLDCVQSGHFRSGRFQSFQRILENTPGGEKFLPDGVSMAKSLGGGFPIGAFWARAPYADLLSPGTHATTYGGSPLACAVALKVLSVIENEKLADNARRMGEFLTAGLQKIIQQHPRLFRGVRGFGLILGLELADDVPSLNVAGKTPAAVMTAKMQEAGLLLIPAGMRVLRILPALNLSKADAEEGLAIIAKVAAALDA, from the coding sequence ATGAACGAAACTGCTCTTCCATCTCACCCGATTTCCCACAACACCACAGACGCAAAAATCCGCGAGCTATTCAACCAGAACGTCATTCCGAGTTATGGCCGGCTCGATCTCACCCTGAGTCACGGCAGCGGCAGCCACGTTTACGATGTCAACGGCCGCCGCTATCTCGATCTCGGTGGCGGCATTGCCGTCTGCTCATTGGGCCACGCGCACCCGGCCATGGTGGAGGCGCTCACCGAGCAGGCGCGCCGACTCATTCACGTTTCAAATCTCTATTATACCGAACCTCAAGGGCGACTGGCCCAGGCGCTGGTTCGATTGATTGGTCCGGGGAAATGTTTCTTTGCCAACAGCGGCGGCGAAGCCAATGAAGGCTTGTTCAAGCTCGCGCGAAAATTCGGTCACGACGAAGGCCGGTTCGAAATCCTCACGACGGTCAATTCCTTTCACGGCCGCACGCTGGCGGGGATCGCCGCGACCGGACAAGACAAGGTGAAAAAAGGGTTTGAACCCATGGTCGCCGGCTTCCGCCAGGTGCCCTACAACGACCTGGCCGCGATGCGAGCGGCGCTCTCACCGGCCACCGTCGCCATTTTGGTGGAGGACGTTCAAGGCGAAGGCGGAGTGACCCCCGCGACGGCGGAATATCTGCTCGGGCTACGCGCGTTGTGCGACGAGAAAAAACTGCTCCTGCTTTTGGATTGTGTGCAAAGCGGTCATTTTCGGAGCGGCCGTTTTCAAAGTTTTCAACGGATTTTGGAAAACACACCCGGCGGTGAAAAATTTTTGCCCGACGGTGTCTCCATGGCCAAATCACTCGGCGGAGGGTTTCCCATCGGCGCGTTTTGGGCGCGCGCACCGTATGCGGATCTGCTCAGTCCCGGAACGCACGCCACGACTTATGGCGGCTCTCCCCTGGCCTGCGCGGTGGCGCTCAAGGTTTTGTCCGTCATTGAAAACGAAAAACTCGCGGACAACGCGCGACGCATGGGCGAGTTCCTCACCGCGGGTTTGCAAAAAATCATCCAGCAACATCCCCGACTATTTCGCGGCGTCCGTGGTTTTGGTTTGATCCTGGGACTGGAACTCGCCGACGACGTTCCGTCGCTCAACGTCGCCGGAAAAACGCCCGCAGCCGTCATGACCGCGAAAATGCAGGAGGCCGGACTTCTGTTGATCCCCGCCGGCATGCGCGTGCTGCGGATTCTTCCGGCGCTGAATTTGTCCAAAGCGGACGCGGAAGAGGGACTGGCGATTATCGCCAAGGTCGCCGCCGCACTTGACGCATAA
- a CDS encoding ABC transporter ATP-binding protein: protein MDNSERLIQVRDTWMSFPGKTPGQAIHVLENVNFDIRAGEFVCIVGPSGCGKSTLLNILGGFLKETRGVVRVEGELVAGPDPGRIFVFQENGVFPWLTVEQNVGFGLLSRPETERAERVKHYLQMVGLTGFETAYPRELSGGMRQRVEIARALAAEARVLYMDEPFGALDFLTRLKMRNDLIRIWQAEHKTIIFVTHDIEEAVQLADRVLVMSRRPATVQAEVTVDLPRPRDLDTSEYLATRDQIFSIMGMDAYGDEREVSPRAPALANES from the coding sequence ATGGACAACAGTGAACGGCTGATTCAGGTGCGCGATACGTGGATGTCTTTTCCCGGCAAGACGCCGGGGCAGGCGATCCACGTTTTGGAAAACGTGAATTTCGATATTCGAGCGGGCGAGTTCGTTTGTATTGTCGGGCCTTCCGGTTGTGGCAAATCCACGCTGCTCAACATCCTCGGCGGGTTTCTCAAGGAAACGCGCGGCGTGGTGCGGGTGGAGGGTGAACTGGTGGCGGGACCGGACCCGGGGCGCATCTTTGTTTTTCAGGAGAACGGCGTTTTTCCGTGGCTGACCGTGGAGCAGAATGTCGGCTTCGGTTTGTTATCTCGGCCTGAAACCGAACGCGCGGAGCGGGTGAAACACTATCTGCAGATGGTGGGTTTGACCGGTTTCGAAACGGCGTACCCGCGTGAACTTTCCGGTGGAATGCGGCAGCGGGTGGAGATCGCCCGCGCTTTGGCGGCTGAGGCGCGCGTGCTTTACATGGACGAGCCGTTTGGTGCGCTCGATTTTTTAACGCGTCTCAAAATGCGCAACGACTTGATCCGCATCTGGCAGGCCGAGCACAAGACCATCATTTTTGTTACGCACGACATCGAGGAAGCGGTGCAACTGGCGGATCGCGTTTTGGTGATGAGCCGGCGTCCGGCCACCGTGCAGGCGGAGGTGACGGTTGACTTGCCGCGTCCGCGTGATTTGGATACGTCCGAGTATCTCGCCACGCGCGACCAGATTTTTTCCATCATGGGCATGGACGCCTACGGGGACGAACGGGAGGTTTCACCGCGCGCGCCAGCGCTGGCCAACGAGTCGTGA
- the argF gene encoding ornithine carbamoyltransferase, with the protein MKHLLSIEQLSLRDINAILADAVVMKRTRGHHRAKPLAGQTWALIFAKASTRTRISFEVGVSELGGRPMFLNTLDIQMGRGEPIKDTARVMGRMIHGAIFRTFAQTDVEDFARYAKIPTINALTDQEHPCQILADLQTILEKRKSLRGLVVTFIGDGACNVPISWIFAAAKLGFELRIAAPKKFQPSPTLLKRAGGNIICTTDLRAAARNADVLYTDVWVSMGKEAEAAARTKVLKHYQINRALVKLAQPDALVMHCLPAYRGKEIDDETFEAHADTIFTQAENRLHAQKAVLKWAVS; encoded by the coding sequence GTGAAACATTTGTTAAGCATTGAGCAGCTTTCGCTGCGCGACATAAACGCAATTCTCGCTGACGCCGTTGTGATGAAACGCACCCGCGGCCATCACCGCGCCAAGCCACTGGCCGGCCAGACATGGGCGCTGATTTTCGCCAAAGCCTCGACCCGGACGCGGATCTCCTTCGAGGTCGGAGTCAGCGAACTTGGCGGGCGCCCGATGTTTCTTAACACCCTGGACATTCAAATGGGGCGCGGCGAACCAATCAAAGATACCGCCCGCGTCATGGGCCGCATGATCCACGGCGCGATTTTCCGCACCTTCGCCCAAACCGACGTGGAAGACTTTGCGCGCTACGCCAAAATTCCCACCATCAACGCGCTGACGGATCAGGAGCATCCGTGCCAGATCCTCGCCGACCTGCAAACGATTCTGGAGAAGCGCAAATCACTGCGCGGTTTGGTCGTCACCTTCATCGGTGATGGCGCCTGCAACGTGCCCATCTCCTGGATTTTTGCCGCGGCCAAACTGGGATTCGAATTACGTATCGCTGCGCCTAAAAAATTCCAACCCAGCCCGACGCTGCTAAAGCGCGCGGGGGGAAATATCATTTGCACGACCGACCTGCGAGCCGCCGCGCGTAACGCCGATGTGCTTTACACTGACGTCTGGGTTTCCATGGGCAAAGAAGCCGAAGCCGCCGCCCGCACGAAAGTGCTGAAACATTATCAAATCAATCGCGCCTTGGTGAAACTCGCCCAGCCCGACGCCCTCGTCATGCACTGCCTCCCTGCCTATCGCGGCAAGGAAATTGACGACGAAACTTTTGAAGCGCACGCCGACACGATTTTCACTCAAGCCGAGAACCGCCTGCACGCCCAGAAAGCCGTACTCAAGTGGGCGGTCAGTTGA